Proteins encoded together in one Marinobacter salsuginis window:
- a CDS encoding DUF503 domain-containing protein: MSEALRKLLREGHAPQQPVITPHVGVLTLHFQLYGCDDLKAKRKVFTALKAVWGKEPDLAVAETADQEALDCATWTIAALGTSSQQITQRLDQIEKAIEERVDAAILDIHREIL, encoded by the coding sequence ATGTCTGAAGCACTCAGAAAACTCCTGCGGGAAGGCCACGCTCCCCAGCAGCCAGTCATCACCCCCCACGTGGGCGTGCTGACCCTGCACTTCCAGCTTTACGGCTGCGACGACCTCAAAGCCAAGCGCAAAGTCTTCACCGCCCTGAAGGCCGTCTGGGGCAAAGAACCCGACCTGGCCGTCGCCGAAACCGCCGACCAGGAGGCCCTCGACTGCGCCACCTGGACCATTGCGGCCCTTGGCACCTCATCCCAGCAGATCACCCAACGCCTCGACCAGATCGAAAAAGCCATCGAAGAACGCGTGGATGCTGCCATACTGGATATACACCGGGAGATACTCTGA